A genomic segment from Papilio machaon chromosome 10, ilPapMach1.1, whole genome shotgun sequence encodes:
- the LOC106721396 gene encoding uncharacterized protein LOC106721396, with amino-acid sequence MTRVRGSWRRWGAGALLLAAAVALFPRVSQHWRISADFPLVSSHHLAHYLADFTNHPKLDPEIGAWSVEEEEGNYTWWRYTVRYECGARCAGRVRVQHAAGAASAASVRHGTAAEHDLRVLDSRCTHLPLLPWPWFCEETEFEMRIEQVGSGARLLENARGACSVPLALAGRCNMRERRASTLAALRSAL; translated from the exons ATGACGCGCGTGCGCGGCTCGTGGCGGCGCTGGGGTGCGGGCGCGCTGCTGCTGGCGGCGGCAGTTGCGCTATTTCCGCGCGTGTCGCAGCATTGGCGCATCTCCGCGGACTTCCCGCTCGTCTCGTCTCACCACCTCGCCCACTACCTCGCAGACTTCACCAACCATCCCAAACTCGACCCTGAAAT CGGAGCGTGGTCGGTGGAGGAGGAGGAGGGCAACTACACGTGGTGGCGTTATACGGTGCGCTACGAGTGCGGCGCGAGGTGCGCGGGTCGCGTGCGCGTCCAGCACGCGGCGGGCGCCGCCAGCGCGGCAAGTGTGCGGCACGGCACCGCCGCCGAACACGACCTGCGCGTGCTGGACTCGCGCTGTACGCATCTGCCGCTGCTACCATGGCCTTGGTTttgtg AGGAAACCGAATTCGAGATGAGGATAGAGCAGGTGGGGAGCGGGGCGCGGCTGCTGGAGAACGCGCGCGGCGCCTGCAGCGTGCCACTTGCACTGGCAGGTCGCTGCAATATGCGCGAGCGGAGGGCCTCCACACTCGCCGCTTTGCGAAGCGCGCTGTAG